GAAGCTTTAATTTTCCCATTTTCGAGAATAACGACTCGCTGAGCCAGCGCCTCCACATCTTGTGGATCGTGAGACACTAAGAGGACAGGAATCTTGTAATTTTCCATGGTTTTCTGCAGCAGCACCCGGGCCTGCTTTTTAAGCTGGATGTCCAATGCCGAGAAAGGCTCATCAAGAATCAGGAGACGCGGACGCGTTACCAGAGCTCTCCCTAATGCCACCCTCTGTTTTTCTCCACCTGAAAGCTTATAGGTTTTTTGCTCGAGGACCGATGCTATTCCTAACAGAGAAACAATATCCTCCCAATGGGCAAGCTCTATGGACTGTCCTGCCGCCTGGAGAGGGAAAAGGATATTTTCTCTTGCGGTTAAATGCGGAAAAAGAGCCAAGTGTTGAAACACTACACCGATTTTTTTCTGATGGGGCGGCAGAACAGCTAAATTGTCTTCTCCGAGTTGCCACTCGTAGCGGGAGTCCGCAGGCTCTAAACCGAGCAACAGTCGGAGCACCGTTGTTTTTCCTGCGCCTGAGGCTCCCCAAAGTAAAGTCAGTCCCTGGTCGGCGATTTTCCATTCGTTGATCTCGATAGAGATATTTCCGATTTGTTTACGTAAGTTTTTGACGACTGACATAGGCCACTCCCGCGAAAAAACTAAAGACCACCGCACCACATAAAAGAATGAGCCCACTCAAAACCTGCGCGCTACTCCAACGGTAATGCTCGACTAAACTATGCACCCACATCGCTAGCGTCTGGTCGCTGCCAAGAATGATCCGCGACAATGAAAAGTCGCCGACCGCCCAGATGGCGGCAAGCCCACTTAACAGACTCAACGACGGCAATACTTGCGGCCAAGTGATGCGTCGGAAAATTTGAAGTGGGCTGGCGCCTAGAAAATAAGCCATCTCGATTTGCTCCGCAAGGTGGTCCACAGTCTGCACTAAACCGAGTCGAACCACCGCCGGCAAAAAAGCAACACATAGCGCCCAAGACAAACTGATCGGAGACAATAAATCATTCCAAATATTATCAGGCCGGCAGGCGAGAGCGAGGATCACAAAGCTGGGAGTAACAAGCGATGTGAAGAACAACTGCGTCTTTTTAAACTGCAAAAAATAGGTACTGATTGAAAGTAGTATAAATACGAACCCGCCGGTGACAAATCCCACCAACAGCGAACCTGAGACGTACACGTCCCAGTTGGTTAGAATATCGCTCTGTTGCTGAATTTGATAGAGGCCCTTTGCCGAACCAAAAATGGCACTGGCGAGCACAATCATGGGAGGTGCCATTAAAGGAAAAATTCCCGATTTTTTTTCTAAAAGAGTCAATCGCCGCAGACCTGAGATCTCCACGGGGATCGGTTTGAATAACAAGATCCCCAGAAGAAGAAGGATCAAAA
The nucleotide sequence above comes from Bdellovibrionales bacterium. Encoded proteins:
- a CDS encoding ABC transporter permease subunit produces the protein MSKKLYTLCEFLVLLPALLPAIFIVVSVLNVFPRFPFGLTGVVFLHVFSEVGMVSWVLKRLLSQKLSDLGDWALTTGTSTRYFLYTAFPILRIDILQVLLILLFYFLTSFSIPLIVGSHSMAGMEVVIFEKVMLGQQWNQALTLFIYQSGFLILLLLGILLFKPIPVEISGLRRLTLLEKKSGIFPLMAPPMIVLASAIFGSAKGLYQIQQQSDILTNWDVYVSGSLLVGFVTGGFVFILLSISTYFLQFKKTQLFFTSLVTPSFVILALACRPDNIWNDLLSPISLSWALCVAFLPAVVRLGLVQTVDHLAEQIEMAYFLGASPLQIFRRITWPQVLPSLSLLSGLAAIWAVGDFSLSRIILGSDQTLAMWVHSLVEHYRWSSAQVLSGLILLCGAVVFSFFAGVAYVSRQKLT
- a CDS encoding ATP-binding cassette domain-containing protein; the encoded protein is MSVVKNLRKQIGNISIEINEWKIADQGLTLLWGASGAGKTTVLRLLLGLEPADSRYEWQLGEDNLAVLPPHQKKIGVVFQHLALFPHLTARENILFPLQAAGQSIELAHWEDIVSLLGIASVLEQKTYKLSGGEKQRVALGRALVTRPRLLILDEPFSALDIQLKKQARVLLQKTMENYKIPVLLVSHDPQDVEALAQRVVILENGKIKAS